From a region of the Impatiens glandulifera chromosome 4, dImpGla2.1, whole genome shotgun sequence genome:
- the LOC124933727 gene encoding lactosylceramide 4-alpha-galactosyltransferase-like yields MSESNIWITSTKSPFFSTVSFVVVFLVVLFVNTFSSKLSLSSFVHRNSSSYHLVLPRSKTNYSTPIIEDNFPCIEPIQLHSNLGKFTRNRTSNKVDIDHHIELLNSINLNGSEFEFRVKEFLSQNECMAQFFMIWISPACLFKRRAFLAMESVFNSHPRGCLVILSKSMDTQNGSQILKPIVDHGYKVLAVEPNLTFLFKDTPAETWLNAIKTGLIDPGKISLVQNLSNLMRLAVLYKYGGVYIDTDFIVLRNFSNLRNAIGAQGIDEFGNWTRLNNAVLVFDKNHELVYKFMEEFANNFNGNIWGFNGPYLVSRVVEKEGNNYSEIKLRILPPRVVYPVNWIDVASYFEKPRNVTHLKWMDEEVLELNREAYGVHLWNKKSGKLIIEVGSILYRLISSHCIICQLHERSEND; encoded by the coding sequence ATgtctgaatcaaatatttggaTCACTTCCACCAAATCTCCATTCTTTTCCACCGTCTCGTTCGTTGTTGTTTTCCTCGTCGTCCTATTCGTAAACACCTTCTCCTCTAAACTATCGCTTTCCTCGTTCGTTCATCGAAATAGCTCGAGCTACCATTTGGTTCTTCCTCGTAGTAAAACTAATTATTCTACACCTATCATTGAAGACAACTTTCCTTGTATCGAACCAATTCAATTGCATTCTAATTTAGGAAAGTTTACTAGGAATCGTACGTCGAACAAGGTTGATATTGATCATCATATCGAGTTGTTGAATTCCATCAACTTAAACGGAAGCGAGTTTGAGTTTAGGGTGAAGGAATTTCTTAGCCAAAATGAATGCATGGCTCAATTCTTCATGATATGGATATCCCCGGCTTGTTTATTCAAGAGAAGGGCTTTTTTGGCAATGGAAAGTGTCTTCAACTCCCATCCTCGAGGTTGTTTAGTGATCTTGTCTAAATCGATGGACACACAAAATGGATCCCAGATTTTGAAACCTATAGTTGATCATGGCTACAAGGTTTTAGCCGTCGAACCGAATCTGACGTTCTTGTTCAAAGATACTCCGGCCGAGACTTGGCTCAACGCCATCAAGACCGGGCTAATTGACCCGGGTAAGATCTCGTTGGTTCAAAACCTCTCTAACCTTATGAGGCTAGCCGTCTTGTACAAGTATGGAGGTGTGTATATAGATACGGATTTCATCGTCCTAAGGAACTTCTCAAATCTTAGGAATGCAATCGGAGCTCAAGGTATTGATGAATTTGGTAATTGGACAAGACTTAACAATGCGGTTCTAGTATTCGACAAGAACCATGAGCTCGTGTACAAGTTCATGGAGGAATTTGCAAACAACTTCAACGGTAACATTTGGGGGTTCAACGGCCCTTATTTAGTTTCGAGAGTTGTCGAGAAGGAGGGAAATAATTACTCGGAGATCAAACTTAGAATCTTACCACCTAGAGTAGTTTATCCGGTAAATTGGATAGACGTTGCAAGCTATTTCGAGAAACCTAGAAACGTAACACATTTAAAATGGATGGACGAGGAAGTATTAGAACTAAACCGTGAAGCTTATGGGGTGCATTTATGGAATAAAAAAAGTGGTAAGTTGATAATTGAAGTAGGAAGCATACTATACCGGTTAATCTCAAGTCATTGTATTATATGTCAATTGCACGAAAGAAGTGAGAATGACTAA
- the LOC124933728 gene encoding uncharacterized protein LOC124933728: protein MSRRKVSFNGSDVDSVGKSTAATAAASHNDVIGGGRFRREKKRLKVTVSGIRGISGGTLGLLRRIRAVVAKALRLSSMSKKSSRKVRSSSATATAKARFSGPVGVDSHREEAIDDCIEFLNSSTASAAGGK from the coding sequence ATGAGCAGGAGAAAAGTGAGTTTCAACGGCAGCGACGTCGATTCCGTCGGAAAATCTACGGCGGCGACAGCGGCGGCGTCACATAACGACGTTATTGGCGGCGGTCGATTTCGCCGGGAAAAGAAAAGGTTAAAAGTAACGGTGAGCGGGATAAGAGGAATTTCAGGTGGTACGTTGGGATTACTGCGGCGAATTAGGGCTGTGGTGGCGAAGGCTCTGCGATTATCTTCTATGTCTAAGAAATCGTCCAGGAAGGTCAGGTCGTCGTCGGCGACGGCGACGGCGAAGGCAAGATTCTCCGGTCCGGTTGGTGTGGATTCTCATAGGGAGGAAGCCATTGATGACTgtattgagttcttgaattctTCTACTGCTTCGGCTGCTGGTggtaaatga
- the LOC124936838 gene encoding phenylalanine--tRNA ligase, chloroplastic/mitochondrial-like has translation MAFIIMAHSSIFSIPKHSGSFFLHCNGFRSFPVSIPFSRYCTTSASLSPQSHKIRTQKWRQPVGAVLDLGGGVKIAREDVVRDDPTNNVPDTIFSKIGMQLHRRDQHPLGILKNEIHRYFDSKYSNRFDKFDDLSPIVSTKENFDNVLVPEDHVSRSYNDTYYVDSQTVLRCHTSAHQAELLRKGHTHFLVTGDVYRRDSIDATHYPVFHQMEGVRVFSPADWEASGMDATSYAADDLKTCLEGLALHLFGAVEMRWIDTYFPFTNPSFELEIFFQEKWLEVLGCGVTEQEILKRGGRNNEVAWAFGLGLERLAMVLFDIPDIRLFWSTDERFTSQFSKGQLGKKFKPFSKFPPCYKDMSFWINESFTENNLCEIVRGIAGDLVEEVQLIDNFTNKKGMTSHCYRIAYRSMERSLTDEEINDLQWNVREQVENKLNVVLR, from the exons ATGGCCTTCATCATCATGGCTCactcatccatcttctctatcCCAAAACATTCTGGATCCTTCTTCCTTCACTGTAATGGCTTCAGAAGCTTCCCCGTTTCCATTCCTTTCTCTCGTTACTGTACCACATCCGCTTCTCTTTCCCCTCAATCTCACAAAATTCGCACTCAAAAGTGGAGACAACCTGTTGGAGCCGTCCTCGACCTTGGAGGAGGAGTCAAAATCGCTAGAGAAG ATGTTGTCAGGGATGATCCAACAAACAACGTACCTGATACAATTTTCTCCAAAATTGGAATGCAACTTCACAGGAGAGATCAGCATCCCCTAGGCATTCTTAAGAATGAAATTCATAGATATTTTGACTCTAAATATTCTAATCGATTTGACAAGTTTGATGACCTATCTCCTATTGTTTCCACTAAAGAG AACTTTGATAATGTATTGGTGCCTGAAGATCATGTGAGTAGAAGTTACAATGATACGTATTATGTAGATTCTCAAACTGTTCTAAGGTGCCATACGAGTGCACATCAAGCTGAACTGCTGAGGAAAGGGCACACTCATTTCCTTGTCACTGGTGATGTTTATCGTAGAGATTCTATTGATGCAACACACTACCCAGTATTTCATCAG ATGGAAGGGGTTCGTGTTTTCAGTCCTGCTGATTGGGAGGCATCTGGAATGGATGCCACCTCCTATGCAGCTGATGATTTGAAAACGTGTCTTGAGGGTCTGGCCCTACATTTATTTG GTGCTGTGGAAATGCGCTGGATTGACACTTATTTCCCATTTACAAATCCATCATTTGAACTTGAGATTTTTTTTCAG GAGAAATGGTTGGAAGTTTTGGGTTGTGGGGTGACTGAACAAGAGATATTGAAGAGAGGCGGAAGAAACAATGAAGTTGCATGGGCTTTCGGACTTGGATTGGAGCGTTTGGCCATGGTCCTTTTTGACATACCAGATATTCGTCTTTTCTGGTCAACCGATGAGCGGTTTACTTCTCAA TTTTCAAAAGGCCAGCTTGGAAAGAAGTTCAAACCATTTTCAAAG TTTCCTCCTTGTTACAAGGACATGAGTTTCTGGATCAACGAGTCATTCACTGAAAACAATCTTTGTGAGATTGTTCGTGGAATCGCAGGAGATCTTGTGGAGGAG GTGCAGCTTATTGATAATTTTACAAACAAAAAGGGCATGACTAGTCACTGTTATAGGATAGCATACCGATCCATGGAACGTTCCCTAACAGATGAAGAAATTAATGATTTACAG TGGAATGTAAGGGAGCAGGTGGAGAACAAATTGAACGTTGTCTTGAGATGA
- the LOC124935775 gene encoding E3 ubiquitin-protein ligase APD2-like: MDPERTSSAPESSSSSHEASTSSPVRHEEEAAVAAVERRENDRTSQEHSHNVEHRRALREDTWSCIVVLITFWFFVAMTLILGVFGASNLQLTPNSSILIKPNVWFVDHIKVEQINEADSGPVLYGLYSTPPLDVVKIWSENHITILQTSTYKEWMYILNEGSQINISYSVASSSSLSLILIVSKGSENLEEWIADPAYTNSTLSWNVIKGNGFIQQSITEKSTYYVAVGNLNSEDVQVNVNISVKSYLYNTSEAYYTCVVSRRSCSLKLLFPSGNSAVLTSQSVGGNDWYVKLSYGPRWITYVVGIGGMSFVMFWAFHYLNNFQSRSLDRIVQDQRAPLLARKDSDLSSWGSSYDSVSDNDEEHEEPVKDGEYNSNNVRRLCASCFDAPRDCFFLPCGHCVACFTCGSRITEVAGTCPICCRNIKKVRKIFTV; encoded by the exons ATGGACCCGGAACGAACATCCTCAGCACCAGAATCTTCCTCATCGTCACACGAGGCGTCCACTTCTTCTCCGGTAAGGCATGAGGAGGAGGCGGCGGTGGCGGCTGTGGAGAGGCGCGAGAACGATCGAACATCGCAGGAGCATTCTCATAATGTAGAACATCGCAGGGCATTGAGGGAAGACACTTGGTCCTGCATCGTCGTACTCATTACCTTCTGGTTCTTCG TTGCAATGACTTTAATTTTGGGTGTATTTGGTGCTTCCAACTTACAATTAACACCAAATTCTTCTATATTAATCAAGCCAAACGTTTGGTTTGTGGATCACATAAAG GTGGAGCAAATAAACGAGGCAGATTCTGGGCCAGTTCTGTATGGATTGTACAGTACTCCACCTCTCGATGTTGTTAAGATTTGGTCCGAGAATCATATCACCATTCTTCAAACCAGCACTTACAAG GAGTGGATGTATATATTGAATGAAGGATCTCAAATTAATATATCGTATAGCGTCGCCTCCTCCAGCTCGTTATCCTTAATCCTTATAGTATCCAAAG GGAGTGAAAACTTAGAAGAGTGGATTGCTGACCCGGCTTATACCAATAGCACATTGTCATGGAATGTCATTAAAG GAAATGGTTTCATCCAACAGTCTATTACTGAAAAATCGACTTATTATGTAGCAGTGGGTAATTTGAACTCGGAAGATGTGCAG GTGAATGTAAATATCAGTGTAAAGAGTTATTTGTATAATACAAGTGAGGCGTACTACACCTGTGTTGTTTCTCGTAGAAGTTGTAGTTTAAAACTGCTTTTCCCTAGCGGAAATTCAGCTGTTTTGACTTCTCAATCTGTTGGCGGTAATGATTGGTATGTTAAACTATCATATGGACCGAGATGGATAACATACGTTGTTGGCATAGGTGGAATGAGTTTTGTCATGTTTTGGGCTTTTCATTATCTGAACAATTTTCAATCGAGGAGTCTAGACAGAATAGTGCAAGATCAGAGAGCTCCTCTGCTGGCGCGTAAAGACTCTGATTTGTCTAGTTGGGGTTCTTCGTACGATTCAGTTTCAGATAACGACGAAGAACACGAAGAACCAGTGAAGGATGGGGAGTATAACAGCAATAATGTTCGTCGTCTTTGTGCAAGCTGCTTTGATGCTCCTAGAGACTGTTTCTTTCTTCCTTGTGGACATTGTGTTGCTTGTTTCACATGCGGATCGAG AATTACAGAGGTTGCGGGTACTTGTCCAATCTGTTGTAGGAACATAAAGAAGGTGCGAAAGATTTTTACTGTTTGA
- the LOC124935809 gene encoding 3-phosphoinositide-dependent protein kinase 1-like — MEEESLAKLTIQTNSSNGRNIPRSKSFVYRAPQENFTINDFELGKIHGVGSYSKVVRAKKKDTGVVYALKVMDKKFITKENKSAYVKLERIVLDQLDHPGVVRLYFTFQDASSLYMALESCEGGELFDQIIRKERLPEVEACFYAAEVVDALEYIHGMGLIHRDIKPENLLLTKDGHIKIADFGSVKPMENSRVKVLPNAASDDKACTFVGTAAYVPPEVLNSSPATFGNDLWALGCTLYQMLSGTSPFKDASEWLIFQRIVARDIRFPDYFSNEARDVIDQLLHVEPRRRPGAGSDGYASLKNHPFFNGIDWKNIRAQTPPKLALDKRAQRGEGEGSDSPSGYGHITRLASIDSFDSKWQQFLEDGESVLMISKVKKLRKITNKKVQLILTNKPKLIYVDPSKLVGKGDIPWSDNPNELNVQVMTPSYFKICTPKKVLSFDDAKQRAHQWKKAIESVQNR; from the exons ATGGAGGAAGAATCCCTTGCAAAGCTAACTATTCAGACCAATTCTTCTAATGGTCGTAACATTCCAAGATCTAAGAGTTTCGTATACAGAGCACCGCAAGAGAATTTCACCATTAATGACTTCGAGTTAGGAAAGATCCATGGCGTTGGTTCTTATTCCAAG GTTGTTAGAGCTAAGAAAAAAGACACGGGAGTGGTGTATGCATTAAAAGTCATGGATAAAAAGTTCATCACCAAGGAAAATAAAAGTGCATATGTAAAGTTGGAGCGGATTGTATTAGATCAGTTGGATCATCCGGGTGTTGTAAGGCTATATTTTACATTTCAAGATGCATCCTCCCTAT ACATGGCACTTGAGTCCTGTGAAGGTGGAGAACTTTTTGATCAAATAATCAGG AAGGAACGATTACCCGAGGTAGAAGCTTGCTTTTATGCAGCTGAAGTTGTTGATGCTCTTGAATACATACATGGCATGGGATTGATACACCGAGACATCAAG CCAGAGAACCTGCTATTGACAAAAGATGGACACATTAAAATTGCTGATTTTGGTAGTGTGAAGCCTATGGAGAACAGTCGAGTTAAAGTTCTACCAAATGCTGCATCTG ACGATAAGGCCTGCACCTTTGTCGGAACAGCTGCTTATGTTCCTCCTGAAGTCCTTAATTCTTCTCCAGCAACTTTTGG AAACGACCTATGGGCTTTGGGATGCACTTTGTACCAGATGCTTTCAGGAACTTCTCCTTTTAAGGATGCAAGTGAATGGCTTATTTTTCAAAGAATTGTCGCCAGGGATATTAGATTTCCAGATTACTTCTCAAATGAAGCCAGGGATGTCATAGATCAGTTACTG CATGTTGAGCCGAGAAGGAGACCAGGTGCTGGAAGTGATGGTTATGCTTCACTGAAGAACCATCCATTCTTTAACGGAATAGACTGGAAGAACATAAGGGCTCAAACTCCTCCAAAACTTGCTCTCGATAAAAGA GCCCAACGAGGTGAGGGTGAAGGTTCTGATTCACCTTCGGGATATGGCCATATAACTCGGCTTGCTTCCATCGACTCTTTTGACTCAAAATG GCAACAGTTCCTAGAAGATGGAGAATCAGTTTTGATGATCTCAAAGGTGaagaaattaaggaaaataacaAACAAGAAAGTGCAGCTTATCCTTACAAACAAGCCAAAGTTGATATATGTAGATCCTTCTAAATTAGTGGGTAAAGGAGATATACCTTGGTCAGATAATCCCAATGAGCTTAATGTTCAAGTCATGACCCCTTCCTATTTCAAGATATGCACT CCAAAGAAGGTGTTGTCGTTCGACGACGCGAAACAGAGAGCTCATCAATGGAAGAAGGCAATTGAATCTGTCCAGAATCGGTGA
- the LOC124933720 gene encoding PHD finger protein ALFIN-LIKE 3-like — MAANFPDPSPNTVEEIFQDYSVRYGAVHRALTTDFEEFFNLCDPENEYMCLYGDSDGSWRVSNATDEVPTDLPEPTLGLLVGRDLMKRQDWLSLIALHTDCWLIALAFRFALHFDYKERNRLFNLINEMPTLHNLISLKKQDDNVDKDDDDDNKDDICGSCGEKYNGGEFWIACDMCEVWYHGNCVKVTQAKADKIKKFKCPACVGIERSKRPPRPRGLSIRGSK, encoded by the exons ATGGCTGCAAACTTTCCCGATCCATCTCCGAACACGGTCGAAGAAATCTTCCAAGACTACAGCGTTCGATACGGCGCCGTGCATCGTGCTTTGACCACAG ATTTTGAAGAATTCTTTAACCTCTGCGATCCAG AAAACGAATACATGTGTCTGTATGGAGATTCAGACGGAAGCTGGCGAGTTAGTAATGCAACAGATGAAGTACCAACTGATCTTCCTGAACCAACATTAGGGTTACTTGTTGGTAGAGATTTAATGAAACGTCAAGATTGGCTCTCTTTAATCGCATTGCACACTGATTGTTGGTTGATCGCTTTAGCTTTTCGTTTCGCATTACATTTCGACTATAAGGAAAG GAATCGATTATTCAACTTGATCAATGAAATGCCTACACTTCACAATTTGATTTCCCTAAAGAAACAAGATGATAATGTTGAtaaggatgatgatgatgataataagGATGATATTTGTGGCTCTTGTGGGGAAAAATACAATGGAGGGGAGTTTTGGATCGCGTGTGATATGTGCGAGGTGTGGTATCATGGAAATTGTGTGAAAGTAACTCAGGCTAAGGCTGATAAgatcaaaaaatttaaatgccCGGCTTGTGTTGGAATTGAACGCTCCAAGAGGCCACCCCGACCAAGGGGATTGAGCATACGGGGTTCAAAATAG